In Styela clava chromosome 10, kaStyClav1.hap1.2, whole genome shotgun sequence, the sequence accgatacatcggtacatctctagtaagAATCGTTCAAGGTTGATATTGCAGTGTTGGGCACCATTGCCGGACACTTTTGTCTTAAAGACGCAACATAAGCCTTGCTTTCTGTATTCGGATCAACGTGTTTGTGCGAACAAATTTGTTCGCGCAAGAAGTTTGTCTTGTTGAACCCTCATCGCAGTGGTGTCAAGGCTGATAATTCTGAAGCTAGTGTTCTGCCAAAAGTCACAAATTATGAGCCAGAAATTAGTTAATGCTCTGAGTGAAGAAAAGCAGGGACAGCACTCCCACACTATGTATGTTACCACGATAAATATGGTTCTATTAGCATTTACAATGACATGTTGACTTGCAAAGACATTTAATACATGCCGctccatatatattttttatattttgaatcaattgCTTCGTGTTTTAACCTTGTATTTTATGGGCAACGTGAGTTATTCACTGTCGATACTTGAAGTCCTCTACTGCCACCGTACGATTTTGGTCCCCAATTACCTATTTCATAAGTTATTAATTTAACGGTCATTCACATATTTAAGATATTATTTCCATTCGCGGCCACTTTCCACTCTTTTGTTCTCGATATCTTGCTCACAAAGACCAAACCAGGAAAGCACTTAATAGGATACCCTAGTACTTGATTATATAGTTTATTCATAGTTTATTAGTTTACTTTTCATTATAAAGAAAATAGGGCTGTTTTAACATTAAAATGTTCTTATTGAATACCAGCTATCATTTCTACACCTTTACAAACCGAATTATCAAAACACGgagtataaatataaatttattgatgaTAAGTATGTACATATTTACAGAATGGTaaactatgaaaaaaaatcgaaacATGCTCGAAAAAATAATAGTAAGGCTTGTACTATCTAATTTGACTCGATTCGATGTTACGTTCCCGATGATGCAGCGGGAATATTAACTTTATTTGACACCAAAACATCTGCCTGGACAGCGtttaacttgatgtaaagattCTCTGGATTTTCCTGTAAAtgtcaattaaaaatttatctgaaggtttttgttttgttgtttggcgcggcggtgtggctcaacgggctaagcgttaggaatacgctcgccaccgcacctctaattactctgcgtgggttcgcaggttcgaatcccatgcagggatggttatgtgcgagaggattgctggactcctcgccgtcgttgggtggttcacgtaaccgctggtcggttacggcttcctccaccaccaagtccatgcttccgaaaacaaacaatacagtaaaactaatcccatacccgacttggaatggtaaccggacgagaggccgtggttcgccatatggataagccgtcttatcggctttcctctcccccgggataaatatgtaaatcctatcctaatcctAATTAAACAGCAAACAAAACACAGAATGACAATGGTTATAAGAGAACTGTATATCAGAATACAATCCTGATTGCAACATTGGCGCGACAGCCCCATTGTTTAGAGCAGCGGGCACCAAACTATGGCCCCACAGGAGTTTAATTGAAGGAATCTGATTATATAATTAACGTACGAAATTGTGTTCATCTTCAATGTGTGTTAATTTTAATATACCATTTTTATATGTCGCAGAGCTCCTAAAACATAATTTATGGAGCATTTTTCCTCTTGTTTTTAGCGTGCATGATATCGTTTTAATGTTGAATGAATATAATGCGACAACAGCGACAAGAAAGGGTCAAATGACAAACTTATGGCACCATTTGGGTTAACCCTCCAGTTTTTCTCACTGAGCGCACAATTTCACAAgaaaaaaactgattatagatgTCTTTGTTGGCTGTTGCACAAGACGTACATATATCGAAGTACATGTGAAATAGAGAGAATTCGCGGAACATAAGGATGTTCATAGACTAAAATATTCACGTCACACTGATAAAACAATCAgtgaatatattaaaattagcCCGAAAAACCCCGTTATTAGAGACTATCAGTCCATTGAAAAAAACTGGCAGCGTTGTATTATCTGGCCCTTTATGAAAATATTCCAGTGACCCTTGGTTAGAGCATCGAGCATATCTCAAATTCATCTCATTCCGAAAATAGATCTCTTCATATATGGGTGAGGGTGGTTGAACACTTACCATAAATAATTCATAAAGTTCTTCACCCATGGCTTGCTTTACTGCTTCATTCACTGACGGGAATATCCGAACCAGATACtacaataaagaaaatattattaccaacaaatatatttcacttCCCCTTTCAAACTTAAATTTTATGGAAAAAGATATCAATAGATATATATTGATAGTACTTATTTCAATGAACCTGTAACTACATTTAGGATTGAAAGAATAGATATAATGTAATGTTTTATCATTTCCGGGAATTTATAATGTGTATATTTGTTAAGCAATCATGTTGTTTTAATCCTGGAAATGTTTCTTCAACGAAATGTCTATAAGCAgttgagcaattttttaaacaaatcaaGCCACATATTGAACAaccaaatacaaatatataatcAGGAAAATTCTTATTCACAGCTTATATAAAAAAGAGTACAAAAGTGATAACAGTATCATTGTCAGCATTTGTGTAGATGTACCTCCAATGTTAAAGAAGATTGCCTTTGACTGTCCGCAAAATCAGTGTTTCCCATCGCATACATGACATGATGAACCATTCTTAACCGAAGCAGTTTTTCCGCAAGATCTGATGAATCACGACATAATATACCAATAGTCTTTGCTGAGGATGCTTGCTTTACGAAAGCAGGCAAGGGTGCTTTGAAGTCTGGTGCATCAGACAGAGCATCTGTGagaattttttacaattttataattCAGCATTTTACCTAATACTAATATCTAAATTTCCTTTGTTCTGAAAAGTTATCTTTATACAACTGATGTGAAAACCAATTAAACACATGCACATGGAAAAGATTGGTATATGTGCAATTTTTTTGCTACATAAACTGTAGATCAAAACAAGACCTGAACAAAAAAATTCGCAAGCAGCCCATGACATAGTAAAAGCTATTAAAAGGTCTTCAAGACTTGAGATGATTCATCACAAAATGAAGTTCAAAAAATAGGGATTTCTTGGGAAAGACTTTCAACATAGATTTCATTAACAGATTAGGATCTGTACATTCTATATATGggaacaaattttttatctaGTGATATGGCATAAAGTATCTTTGGTTATAACAACAGAATAAAATTCAGATACATAAAGTCTGTTATAATATCTATAATATGGGCTAAATAAAGAAACATTAACCTGCTAATTGCTTGTTCTTTGCTATAATTTCCTCTCTTGTAGGACGTAATGATCGTACTAAACTTTCCAGCAATTGATCTTGTACTTCGTAATTCATCAGTTCTCGAATAAATTCAattgctgaataaaaatgataaataaaaaatttctactACAACTATATTATTAGCATTTCACGCTTTTCATAAGGAAATTGCACCCTAACTATCAAATTATAGGATATATTTTCTtatattaagcgttttagcagggttaatcaAGTGCTACTTAGTAACAAGTCTCTTGTAACAACGTTTCCCTTTTTAAAACAGTGATCTTAAAATGTTTAGGTAAGGGAATATCATCGTTATTGGTGTGAAAATGAATACTAATACTGGGTCATGATATTGGTTTATATTCACATTTTTATCAGCTTCTCTTTGCTTGAAAACCTTGAAATTCAGTTGCTCCACTTTTGGTATGAAATTGATGCATTTCTATGAAACACATCATCTAAATTGATTCCATGCCATGGGTCTAATGTCTTGGcccatgttttatttaatttacaaatatttatcattgaATTGTCTATTATTGAATGACAACTACATATAtgccaaaacaaaatgaactaaAATGAGAATAATTAACCCAATTGTTGTTCTCTTTATTGCTATGATATCTTATAACAgcaaaaacaaatgtaattcCTATAAAAATAATGGTAAAAAAAGTTACCCCACCTTCATACTGAACCTCAAGATGAACAGTTGATAATAAATTAATGAGTGGTTCAACTAAACTTGGATTCGCTGATTTTACGATCACCTGAACAATTCTGAAATGAGAAATCATTAgttttaaatttacaatacaattttagaaaatctgaggataatttcatttttcacattACCGCAACGTTTGCAATGCCATTTGCTGTGCTTTCGGTGAGGTTGACGGAAGAAGAGCAATTAATCCTTTATAAACTTGAACCTCATACTTTGGATTTCCTTGAGCCAGTAGCTAAAAAACAAATCAACCATAAGGtatttgaaaagcaaaaaaaatgagacaatattTCCACGAAACCCAAGTTCAAATCTGTGTCGACTGAAAACACAGTGCTGGTCCTTATTAgacattattcaaaatattgcttAAATAAAGCAATATATGTTGATTCAATACTGACCTGTAATAGAATTCGAGCATTATCTTGAGTATCTTCTGATTTTGCTCTTGCTAAACATTCAGCAATTGCCCTTAtacctacaaaaaaaaaattcaataaaacattcaatttttttaatcgtGGCAACATAATCATGACAAAATTCCTCAATCCTTACATCAGAGCGGAGTGATTCAAGTAGCTGATGGACATGGGCTGATAAGTCAGACTCGACATATTCTatacacaaaatttaaaaataatattggaaTGCAAAATAGGTAAACAGTAATAGGTAAACATATATTCAGTGGCAGAAAAATCGATTGATGTTATGACATTTGGGTATTAATTATGGCTTTACAATAATTCCTAAATTTTACAACGCCTTGCAAGGAAATGGCAGCAATGTCCAGCACGCAACCCTGCAAGAATGTTGTAACAATAAGCGCTGTGCGCTCGCAAAGAAGTTAACAAACAATAAAGTGCGGATTCCATCTCATCGACATAACAACACATCGCATGAAGATTTTTGCCAAAAAGGAAACACTACGATGACGGAAAAAAGAGGATTCtattcgaaatttttttaaaattagctggaaaagtattcgaatactttgatatttgaTTCGACCTGGTTTCAAACAATGTGTGATTTGGTCTTAGTCACAGTTTGGCAACCAGATTGCCTGGCAGCATATAATCGAGACATTACCAACTGAACCTGCAAGTCCCGAATGCTTTCTTAATAGACTGAATTTTGCTGATGGTTAGACACACTTCATCCAGCCTAGTATTGTATGGTGAAAtccattacaaaaaaaaaaattaccaaaacTTTCACAGATGATTTCTTTGTGATGGCGTCCAGATCCTGCAATAACTGCAAGTAACTTTAATGCTTCGCCTTTATCAGTTTCCTTTGATTGTTTCAGACTAATTATTTCAAGTAATGTTAAAATTCCACCAACTTCAATAAATTCTTCCATGAATTCATgcctaaaaataaaagtgaaaatgtCAGAATGTGAATATTGAAATCCAATGAACCGTTACCGAGAGCATTCAAGCATTTTTAGAGAAAAACACAATTATGGTCATGTGACGgctgcgattaatttagattattatcgaGACAAGTATGGCACGATCTAACCTATCTGCCTTCGTGCCAGATGCCCTCGTTACAGATACAAATAAAgtgttgttttattgaaccaaatgtcaGGACATCTTGTAATTGGAGAACTGTTCCCATACTGTAAATTGTTTTGATTGTAGCAAAATATTTAGTTATATTTAACATTAATCATTGACTTAAAATTGGCGTTCTTACCCACTAGTAGCTgagacaaaaatattcaatgctTTCAACTGAGTTCCAACACAAGTACCAACTAAATAAGTGAGTCGTAACCATGCAGATATTCTGGATAAAAACAAACTTGCAGCTAACCCATATTCTTGATCCAGTTCTGGAGCTGTTTTACCCTAAAACAAATAGTAAACACCTAATGGGATCAATTCTTCATGAGTTAAATAGTCCAGTATTGGAATAAATTGGGCTAACCAAATCCATATCCAACTTCGTCTGCTATCAAAACAAGAGGATATGAGAAATTAACCCTTTTCTCACTCAAGACATATCTTAATTTCATCCTAATGGCCGCTGGGTGGTACATGAAGCAAATTGAACTTATTAAGTCAGCTTTCATTAACGTTAAGacagaaacaaaaaatataattgatatGAATATATATGGTGGCAAATTTGAAGCTAATCcctaaattcaatttatttttgaatgaaagtAACTAGGCCTACAATagttcaatttcaaattgacaTTATTTGATACGGACATCCTGAATTGCTACTAGAATATTGATAAAATGTAAAGCATAACATTTACATGTATGAccttttttgtaacataccatTTAACAGTATGAAAGCAACATTTCTTTGATTAAGCAGGCCTTTGAGGGAGCGGATCAGAAAAACTCAAGCTATACTAAAGTACTGAAACCAatatcaattatatatattctcTAGTTATAGGTAAACATgatatttattgtaaaatatcCTCACCTTgttattgtttaaaaaatttagAAGAATTTCATTTCTGGAAGAAGGCGATCCTTGATCCCAAACAGAAAGAATTGTTTGTATCTTGGAAAGAGCCGCCTGGCTTTGTGACATTTTACCAAAATATATTTACCAATAAAGAACTGATTGCACTCTAACTTAAAGTATCAATAAtgcatatactgtatatattaaTATCACCCATTAATATAAAGGGTATATAATTGGTACCGTACTGGTCAAACTCAAACGTTTGCCTAATAACTGATAAAAGGGTGGCCTTCTGAAATGGGGATTCCCCTGAAGTACAAATACGTTTCTCGTTACCTAGCAACATGTTGCTGTAGCAAAAATCAGCCACGCGGAACAACTGCTAATCTTATTTCAGCGGgaataatattcattttgtgAACACGCTTGCCCACGTAGATGCTGGATTGTGTTTTTATCAACGTTAGAAATTTTTGACGAGCGCAAAGAACGACCCTTCTCTTTTATCCCACATATGGGAGTTAGTATTGTATATGAAGACATATTGTCCTAATGTTTTTCCagaaataagacctggcctgaattttgaaaatgattgtaATAGACTATAAGACcgagtttgtttgttttttgaataaaaaattgttatttataagtaaatggatatcggttttatattttgtatattctactttgtaatatccttcaaattatttttcaagagaaaatttaaataaagccCTGTATTATTTTCAGGGGAACATAGGCTAGTACTACCTATTGCCCGTTTACTTGTCTGCGTGTGTTCGATATGATAATCCTAGAACAGTCAAAAACTGAAATAGACTAGTTAATTGTTCAATAAATCGGTTCCTTTAAATTACATAGAGTCTGTAGCCAACTAGCAGACTCTGACTAGTGCTTACATGAAATCTGTGAAACACAGACTGACAGATACTGAGATATCAGAAGTCATGCAATCCTCACCCACCCCATATTGAGATCTTATAGCTGTATAGTCTACAAGATTTCCACTTGACTTGTGAATGTGTACCAGTAGGCTACAATCAGCAGCATGTTTCTAACACTTGTCTACTACCGTATTATGATCACAATGCACCGAACTCCAGTCGCCAGCGAGAAACCTAAATTCACAAACTGAAATATTTGAAGTTGGTAAAGACAAAAAGTTCAGATTACATGCACCTGTAAATTCCAAACCCTCAACATTTCACCCCAATTGATACAATCtcgcattttttttcatttacagATCTTTGTCTTGAATAATGGAGCTAGTAAATCAGCAAAAGTTTGCAGATGACAGTATGATATCACATCATCCGAAAGTGGTGTCATCTGATGCGTCGTCTTGTCAAGACAAATCAGAGCTTAATGCCACATCAAATTACCAGACAAGGTGCAATATACATGAAATGAAGAATGAAAATGCACTGCATCAGAACAGTGTTTGCTTAGCAGAAAATCAAGCAGATATGGTACAATATAAACATGTTTCCAACCAGAAAGATGTTGAAACTGCTGTTAACTTAGTTCTTGATGAATTGTTAGAGAAGATAACACACAAATCTACAGATAATGATATGATACCTAATATGATTCTAGATGAAATCCTAACCAATATTATAACACAAATTCCATTCAAAACAGAGGATAAAACCACAAATGTCCAAGAACAAGATGAGCTGGAAAATAGGATTTCAAATAATTCAAGCATATTTGAGCAAATTCCATTTAAAAGGAAGGATGAAAACTCAAACAAGCAAGAACCAGATGAGGAGATGAATGTTGTGAACGAAtctaacaaagaaaaaattCTTGTTGAGAAAGACaaaaaaaactcaaatataCACGAACAGGATAAGATGGAACTCAATAATCTGAATGAATCAATTGTTTCAGATGTAAACAACTCCACACAAAGTTTTGAATCCAACAATCTAAATGAGTCAATTCAATCA encodes:
- the LOC120328174 gene encoding armadillo-like helical domain containing protein 1, with amino-acid sequence MSQSQAALSKIQTILSVWDQGSPSSRNEILLNFLNNNKGKTAPELDQEYGLAASLFLSRISAWLRLTYLVGTCVGTQLKALNIFVSATSGHEFMEEFIEVGGILTLLEIISLKQSKETDKGEALKLLAVIAGSGRHHKEIICESFGIRAIAECLARAKSEDTQDNARILLQLLAQGNPKYEVQVYKGLIALLPSTSPKAQQMALQTLRIVQVIVKSANPSLVEPLINLLSTVHLEVQYEAIEFIRELMNYEVQDQLLESLVRSLRPTREEIIAKNKQLADALSDAPDFKAPLPAFVKQASSAKTIGILCRDSSDLAEKLLRLRMVHHVMYAMGNTDFADSQRQSSLTLEYLVRIFPSVNEAVKQAMGEELYELFMENPENLYIKLNAVQADVLVSNKVNIPAASSGT
- the LOC120328254 gene encoding uncharacterized protein LOC120328254; its protein translation is MELVNQQKFADDSMISHHPKVVSSDASSCQDKSELNATSNYQTRCNIHEMKNENALHQNSVCLAENQADMVQYKHVSNQKDVETAVNLVLDELLEKITHKSTDNDMIPNMILDEILTNIITQIPFKTEDKTTNVQEQDELENRISNNSSIFEQIPFKRKDENSNKQEPDEEMNVVNESNKEKILVEKDKKNSNIHEQDKMELNNLNESIVSDVNNSTQSFESNNLNESIQSEEILPERDDRNTNVPDKMEICDLNESISSAIDSSISSSEAQMRTGKCNEDYTISKRSSIKKQKSPERITIQEIPDQHLTNKTLLFSQVKRLRRGITEKRETLRKLRLARLYKTKENAELDELTQKWTSASQKIILELVNYIEQTPKPTIGALLQYYNIDEKQIQYDKVKDAFYSVDDDRSCSF